The Quercus robur chromosome 7, dhQueRobu3.1, whole genome shotgun sequence genome has a segment encoding these proteins:
- the LOC126690913 gene encoding uncharacterized protein LOC126690913 — MTSAGPVTEGPCRLLTHKEYAVGEVESLIKPTDMEPCDQVGTEDLGASALFDLSRALVRVKALRDRCVAKEGVVSRVRSHNKNLLNQQAQYKEAVRILNQELQDVNTKLTAASGENVKLQGEVTALEERLQTAGADAIRDFKTSQSFIDSCGQYYGTGFDDCLRQVASAFPDLDLSGITMDDGDDVSLQPEPTPEHDGSVVLAQPAANPTASDSPAVIVDVEDRLADGNPADVPAA, encoded by the exons ATGACTTCCGCTGGTCCCGTCACTGAGGGTCCGTGCCGTCTCCTAACCCACAAAGAATATGCCGTCGGGGAGGTTGAGTCCCTGATAAAACCAACGGACATGGAGCCCTGTGATCAAGTAGGGACGGAGGATTTAGGGGCGTCGGCCCTCTTTGATCTCTCCAGG gccttggttcgtgtCAAAGCCCTCCGTGACCGTTGCGTGGCGAAGGAGGGGGTCGTCAGTCGAGTTCGCAGCCATAACAAGAACTTGCTGAATCAGCAGGCTCAGTATAAGGAAGCCGTCCGTATCCTGAACCAGGAGCTGCAGGATGTTAATACTAAACTGACGGCGGCCAGTGGCGAGAACGTCAAGCTCCAAGGAGAGGTGACGGCTCTGGAGGAGAGGCTACAGACGGCGGGGGCTGACGCGATCAGGGACTTCAAAACGTCGCAGTCTTTCATCGACTCATGTGGTCAGTATTATGGCACTGGGTTTGATGATTGCCTTCGTCAGGTTGCGTCGGCCTTCCCGGATCTGGACTTGTCTGGGATTACAATGGACGATGGAGACGACGTCTCTCTTCAGCCCGAACCCACACCGGAGCATGACGGCAGCGTCGTCTTGGCTCAGCCTGCCGCTAATCCTACAGCTTCCGATTCTCCTGCTGTTATAGTGGACGTTGAAGACCGTCTTGCTGACGGTAATCCTGCTGACGTTCCTGCTGCCTAA
- the LOC126693317 gene encoding mitotic-spindle organizing protein 1B-like codes for MDPEAARTARESLDLAFHMSNILDTGLDRHTLSVLIALCDLGLNPESLSAVVKELRTEPPPPSSATPTTSAAPSFLP; via the coding sequence ATGGATCCGGAGGCTGCTCGAACGGCGAGGGAGTCACTCGACCTTGCATTCCACATGTCGAACATTCTCGACACAGGGCTCGACCGCCACACCCTCTCCGTCCTCATAGCTCTCTGCGACCTCGGTCTCAACCCGGAGTCTCTTTCCGCCGTCGTCAAAGAACTCCGAACTGAGCCTCCGCCGCCCTCTTCCGCAACCCCAACAACATCTGCTGCTCCGTCGTTTCTTCCCTGA